GAAATCATGGTTGACCCCCTAGCGGTAAGAAATTTCCGCACACCCATGCTCGACCTAGACAGTATCTATGGTGGTGGTCCAGAAGCCCAACCTTACTTATATCAGCTTGATGACCCAGATTTGTTTTTAATTGGTACAACTAACGAGACACCCGGAGCTGGAGATCCCACAATTCCCACCAAGCTACCCAACGATTTGCCCCGCGCTCAAAGTACCCTAGGAATAATTGGCGATCCACGCAACGATGAAAACTTAATTGTTGCCCAAATGCATCTAGCATTCCTCAAGTTTCATAATAAAGTCGTTGCAGATATCCGCAATGGCAATATCAAATCACACTATTCCACCAAAAAATCTATCTTTGAACAAGCAAGAGAATTGGTGATTTGGCACTATCAATGGATTGTTATCTATGATTTTTTAGCAAGAGTCATCGACAAGGAACAATTGGAGAGAGTTATCAAACAAGGTAGGCGCTTTTTCAACTTCCAAGAACAACCGTTTATCCCTGTGGAATTTTCTGTGGCTGCATACCGTCTAGGTCACAGTATGATTCGTGCAGACTATGACTACAATCGAGTTTTTACACCGCTTCCTGGGGGAGTAACTTCCGCAACTTTAGAGTTACTTTTTGCCTTCACTGCCAAATCTGGAAAATTAGGTGATTTTGCCAATATTCCTATTCCCAGCGACTGGATTATCGACTGGAGAAGATTCTTTGAAATTGATTCCAAGATTACAGTTAATCCCAGTCGCAAATTAGACCCATTTCTTGTCGATCCCTTGAAAAATTTGCCCAACGTACCAGCACCCAATTCCCTTGCCGTCAGGAACTTGTTACGGGGTCGTAGTATGGGTTTACCATCAGGTCAAAGTGTTGCCAGATTAATGAGAGCAAAAACGTTGACTCCTAGTGAAATTGCCCAAGGTGCAGATGGAGCAGTGGCAGTTAAATTCGGTTTGGATGTTGAGTCACCACTGTGGTATTACATCCTCAAGGAAGCACAAATTCAAGCTCAAGGACTACGTTTAGGTCAGGTAGGAAGTCGGATTTTAGCAGAGGTATTTATCGGTATTTTAGAAGCTGATAGTAGTTCGTTTTTGGCTCGTTGTCCCGGTTGGAAACCAACATTACCTGCTCGCATTCCGGGAACATTTACCATGGTAGATTTGTTAAATTTTGTGGGGGATATTAACCCGATTGGTTAGGATTGTTTTTTTTCATAACTTGCAATGTTGAAAGGTGAGGGGAGTAGGAAAAGCTATGCTTTATTCCTATTCCCTATTTTTTTGAATATTTCTCATGTTTTAGATAGAGTTAATGATAATATTGCTTTCCTGCACTTGATTTTGGTCGCAATGACAATTTTTACTTGCATCATTTTTCGAGGTAGCAAAACGTTTTCATAACTCTAAATCCTCATGAATCAAGTGGGATTTTGAGAAGTTCCCTTTTTTTAGGGGCGCTAGGAGGGGTGAATCATATCGTGTTCGGTTGAATACTTTAGACTTGTTGCGTAATAAAGTTTTAAACGGCTGAAAAGCTTACGACATAAGGGTTACGTCCGTTTTTGCTCTTGAGTAGCTGAACGTCTTGATTCACAAGGGTTTTAGCCACTTTTTTAGCTTAATTCGCAACAAGTCTTTTTTTAATTAAGCCACCAGGAGAGCAGGGGGAAAGAGAATTTTCCGATTTTTGCATGCACAAGTTATTATGCGAACATGATATCAGTGTTTAAAATCACATTCAGCACTTTTAAAATAATCTCTGATACCATAAAATCTTAATTTTTTCTTGGAGAGGAAGGGACAGTAATTTTCCTGCCTCTTAAACTAGATTATGTATGTAGAGAAAAAGCTAGAGGCGTAGATTTATGAAAAGTCGTGCGGTTCAATCCACGTACAGTAATGAACAAATCAGTGCTTGGTTGCGAGGATTACTAACGATCGCCTGGGCAGATGGTGATTTTGATGACCAAGAGCGACAGCTAATCAGTAGTATTACTCAAGAGGAATTAGTCCCAGAAATTAGTTTGGAAAACCTCGAGGCAATCGAACCAGAGGATTTAGCAGCAGTATTGGGTAAGGAAACTCCCGCCGCAGAAAACTTTTTACGCACAGCTGTTATGGTGGCGATCGCCGATGGAACCTACTCCAAAAGTGAAGATTATTTACTGCACCAACTCTGTGACGCTTTGGGAGAACCCATCAACCTGCTAGAATCCCTACGATATACCCTAGAGCATCCAGAAGCTATCTCACCGGGCAACATCACTGCACCCAGTAAAAAACAAGCAACTGCCCTAGAACCCCTCAGAGAATGGCTCGATGGCTTAGATATCGAAGACCCCAGAGTTGCTCATTTCCTCTGTAAAATGATACCCTCACAATGTCCCTTCGAGCGCGACATCACCCTTTTTGGACGTAAAATAGTTCATATCCCTCCCCTATGTAAACTCAACCCCCTGTACGAACAACTTGTAGGATTGCGTTTTCGTGCCCTTTCTTATTTAGCTGATGATTGTGGCGAAGACGTTACCCCCTATATTTAAAATCCACATCTTCAAATAGGGGCGTTCTAGCAGAACGTCTCTACAACAATCCACACCCAACTATGCAATTCATCGATCAGGCAGAAATTCAAGTAGCAGCAGGTAAAGGTGGCGACGGCATTGTTGCCTTTCGTCGGGAAAAATACGTACCTGCCGGAGGACCCGCAGGCGGTAACGGTGGCTGGGGAGGTTCGGTCATTTTCACCGCCGTGGAAAACCTGCAAACCTTGCTAGACTTCAGATATAACCATAGATTCCAAGCAGAAAACGGGGGGCGAGGCGGACCCAATAACCGTACTGGAGCCAACGGAAAAGATTTAATCGTCGAGGTTCCCTGTGGTACGGTAATATACAATGCAGAAACCGATGAGATAATTGGTGATTTGACGGAGCCGGGACAGACTTTGCCAGTTGCCGCAGGTGGTAAGGGTGGATTAGGTAACAAATATTTTCTCAGTAACCGTAATCGCGCTCCCGAATATGCCTTACCTGGATTAGATGGAGAAGAAAAATTACTACGACTGGAACTCAAGTTATTAGCAGAAGTCGGTATTATTGGTTTACCCAATGCCGGCAAATCTACCCTGATATCTGCATTATCTGCTGCACGTCCGAAAATTGCTGATTATCCCTTTACCACCCTGATTCCCAACCTGGGAGTCGTACGTAAACCCACCGGTGACGGTACAGTCTTTGCAGACATTCCCGGATTAATTTCAGGTGCTTCCGATGGTGCAGGATTAGGGCATGACTTTTTACGTCACATCGAACGGACAAGGGTATTACTACATCTCATCGATGTCACCAGTGAGGATGTGGTGGCAGATTATCATACCATACAGCAGGAACTGGAAGCCTATGGACGAGGTTTAGCAGAACGTCCGCAAATTATCGCCTTAAATAAAATTGATGCGGTGTACTTGGAAGAAGCAGAATTAAAAGATTTAGCAACCCAATT
The Calothrix sp. 336/3 DNA segment above includes these coding regions:
- the obgE gene encoding GTPase ObgE, whose amino-acid sequence is MQFIDQAEIQVAAGKGGDGIVAFRREKYVPAGGPAGGNGGWGGSVIFTAVENLQTLLDFRYNHRFQAENGGRGGPNNRTGANGKDLIVEVPCGTVIYNAETDEIIGDLTEPGQTLPVAAGGKGGLGNKYFLSNRNRAPEYALPGLDGEEKLLRLELKLLAEVGIIGLPNAGKSTLISALSAARPKIADYPFTTLIPNLGVVRKPTGDGTVFADIPGLISGASDGAGLGHDFLRHIERTRVLLHLIDVTSEDVVADYHTIQQELEAYGRGLAERPQIIALNKIDAVYLEEAELKDLATQLNHLSHCPVFLVSAVAGIGLEPMLQEVWRSLDELSASMELVMSNE
- a CDS encoding Mo-dependent nitrogenase C-terminal domain-containing protein, translated to MKSRAVQSTYSNEQISAWLRGLLTIAWADGDFDDQERQLISSITQEELVPEISLENLEAIEPEDLAAVLGKETPAAENFLRTAVMVAIADGTYSKSEDYLLHQLCDALGEPINLLESLRYTLEHPEAISPGNITAPSKKQATALEPLREWLDGLDIEDPRVAHFLCKMIPSQCPFERDITLFGRKIVHIPPLCKLNPLYEQLVGLRFRALSYLADDCGEDVTPYI
- a CDS encoding heme peroxidase family protein, with amino-acid sequence MQQRHGFGRRTGENQPLGEFSTMGKFGRMFPRLPAFTPTIESLTALGNAMNDLNPNAPAGDNLSVPAGFTYLGQFIDHDITFDTTALQEIMVDPLAVRNFRTPMLDLDSIYGGGPEAQPYLYQLDDPDLFLIGTTNETPGAGDPTIPTKLPNDLPRAQSTLGIIGDPRNDENLIVAQMHLAFLKFHNKVVADIRNGNIKSHYSTKKSIFEQARELVIWHYQWIVIYDFLARVIDKEQLERVIKQGRRFFNFQEQPFIPVEFSVAAYRLGHSMIRADYDYNRVFTPLPGGVTSATLELLFAFTAKSGKLGDFANIPIPSDWIIDWRRFFEIDSKITVNPSRKLDPFLVDPLKNLPNVPAPNSLAVRNLLRGRSMGLPSGQSVARLMRAKTLTPSEIAQGADGAVAVKFGLDVESPLWYYILKEAQIQAQGLRLGQVGSRILAEVFIGILEADSSSFLARCPGWKPTLPARIPGTFTMVDLLNFVGDINPIG